In one window of Corynebacterium incognita DNA:
- a CDS encoding rhomboid family intramembrane serine protease, giving the protein MSAFQAGTVLGDVHRSWTVQHLQVWGGHFHWWTLLTSGFVHLNLSHLSVNMIMLALIGPFLERRLGHLRFAVAYLVGLVGSAGVVAVMDSSPTVGASGALFALMVLLLRVHGEPRAPLALLGANLVYTFVGDGVSLWGHLGGLLWGIVLLACGLGKTSACYPRA; this is encoded by the coding sequence GTGTCGGCCTTCCAGGCCGGCACTGTGCTTGGCGACGTCCATCGATCGTGGACGGTGCAGCACCTCCAGGTGTGGGGTGGACATTTTCACTGGTGGACTCTGCTGACGAGCGGGTTCGTGCATCTTAACTTGTCGCACCTCTCGGTCAACATGATCATGTTGGCGCTCATCGGGCCTTTCCTGGAGCGCCGCCTCGGTCACCTGAGGTTTGCGGTGGCCTACCTGGTGGGGTTAGTGGGCTCTGCCGGGGTGGTGGCGGTGATGGACTCGTCGCCGACGGTGGGGGCGTCGGGGGCGCTATTCGCGTTGATGGTGCTGCTGTTGCGCGTGCACGGGGAGCCGCGGGCGCCGTTGGCGTTATTGGGGGCGAATCTGGTGTACACCTTCGTGGGTGACGGCGTGTCGCTCTGGGGACACCTCGGAGGTTTGCTATGGGGGATTGTTCTGTTGGCCTGCGGTTTGGGGAAAACCTCGGCGTGTTATCCACGGGCCTAA
- the pknB gene encoding Stk1 family PASTA domain-containing Ser/Thr kinase, protein MTTLAGRYELAEVIGNGGMSEVFAAQDTLLGRTVAVKMLRQEMARDVSFRERFRKEAQNSGRLNHPNIVAVYDTGEDTIDGIAIPYIVMERVFGRTLRDIVREDGPLAPDAAAELLEPVCQALQSSHEAGIIHRDIKPANIMITNTGQVKVMDFGIARALDDSTSAMTQTSAVIGTAQYLSPEQARGNAADARSDVYALGCVLYEAVTGRTPFQGETPFAVAYQHVQEEPTPPSHHISAPLSNTEKINIDAVVLTAMAKHPADRYQAAFEMGDDLKRLASGNITNAAAVHVDETPPPPPQKQEDQASSGTTTLAVLLSLALLGTVGYFAWDFFQNDGTATSASNSAPDSPDAKTKQTSNMVEIPDVKDREKDEVIADLRKLGLKVTTKESPSPSIEEGRAISISPAAGSKVQKDSSVTVTISTGEETTEVPDLSGMNTQEASEALREVGLKLNQNVSRTYSDSAPRGTVIKQSPEAGEESAKGSQVTITISRGEEKVTVPSVSGMGWTDAKQALEEAGLEATKVATDSTKPEDQVLSASQEGSEVPKGTEITVEVSNNMLMQMPDLVRSTTESAESKLKAEGWSGSLQSGKPVGTGALIDEGLIAVTSPDSGETIRKDADITVRYWKFDLDKLVP, encoded by the coding sequence TCATCGGCAACGGCGGCATGTCCGAGGTCTTCGCCGCGCAGGACACCCTGCTCGGCCGCACCGTCGCCGTGAAGATGCTGCGCCAGGAAATGGCGCGGGACGTCAGCTTCCGCGAACGCTTCCGCAAGGAGGCCCAGAACTCCGGGCGCCTGAACCACCCCAACATCGTGGCCGTGTACGACACCGGCGAAGACACCATCGACGGCATCGCCATCCCGTACATCGTCATGGAGCGCGTTTTCGGCCGCACCTTGCGCGACATCGTCCGCGAGGACGGCCCACTCGCCCCCGACGCCGCCGCTGAACTGCTGGAACCGGTGTGCCAGGCCCTGCAGTCCTCGCACGAGGCAGGTATCATCCACCGCGACATCAAGCCGGCAAACATCATGATCACCAACACCGGCCAGGTGAAGGTCATGGACTTCGGCATCGCCCGCGCGCTCGATGACTCCACCTCCGCAATGACGCAGACCTCCGCAGTCATTGGTACCGCACAGTACCTCTCCCCGGAGCAGGCCCGCGGCAACGCCGCCGATGCTCGCTCCGACGTCTATGCCTTGGGCTGCGTGCTCTACGAGGCGGTCACCGGCCGCACCCCCTTCCAGGGCGAGACCCCGTTTGCCGTCGCCTACCAGCACGTCCAGGAGGAGCCGACCCCGCCGTCGCACCATATCTCCGCGCCGCTGAGCAATACCGAAAAGATCAACATCGACGCCGTCGTGCTCACTGCCATGGCCAAGCATCCGGCCGATCGCTACCAGGCCGCGTTCGAAATGGGCGACGATCTCAAGCGCCTCGCCTCCGGCAACATCACCAATGCCGCCGCCGTTCACGTCGACGAAACGCCGCCGCCACCACCACAAAAGCAAGAAGACCAAGCCTCCTCCGGCACCACCACGCTGGCGGTGCTCCTCTCTCTCGCGCTGTTGGGAACCGTCGGCTACTTCGCGTGGGACTTCTTCCAGAACGACGGGACCGCAACCAGCGCCTCTAACTCCGCGCCGGATTCCCCTGACGCCAAAACCAAGCAGACTTCCAACATGGTGGAGATCCCCGACGTCAAGGACCGCGAAAAGGACGAGGTCATCGCCGATCTTCGCAAGCTTGGGCTTAAGGTAACCACAAAAGAAAGCCCGAGCCCCTCCATCGAGGAGGGCCGCGCGATCTCCATCTCCCCCGCCGCTGGGTCGAAGGTGCAGAAGGATTCTTCGGTCACCGTCACCATCTCTACCGGTGAAGAAACCACCGAGGTTCCGGATCTCAGCGGTATGAATACCCAGGAGGCCTCGGAGGCACTTCGCGAGGTGGGGCTCAAGCTCAACCAGAACGTCTCCCGCACGTATTCCGACTCAGCACCACGGGGCACCGTCATCAAACAATCCCCCGAGGCTGGGGAGGAATCTGCCAAGGGTTCCCAGGTCACCATCACTATCTCGCGCGGGGAGGAAAAAGTCACCGTCCCCTCGGTCTCCGGTATGGGTTGGACCGACGCCAAGCAGGCGCTCGAAGAGGCCGGCCTCGAGGCCACCAAGGTGGCCACCGATTCCACCAAGCCTGAGGACCAAGTCCTCAGCGCTTCTCAGGAAGGGTCGGAGGTTCCGAAGGGCACCGAAATCACCGTTGAGGTTTCCAACAACATGCTCATGCAGATGCCCGATCTCGTCCGCTCCACCACGGAATCTGCGGAAAGCAAGCTCAAGGCCGAGGGGTGGTCAGGCTCCCTCCAGTCCGGCAAACCCGTGGGCACGGGCGCGCTTATCGACGAAGGCCTCATCGCCGTCACCAGTCCCGATTCCGGTGAAACGATCCGCAAGGACGCGGACATCACCGTGCGCTACTGGAAGTTCGACCTCGATAAGTTGGTTCCCTAA
- a CDS encoding peptidylprolyl isomerase, which produces MSIKTATATMHTNLGDIVIDLFGNHAPVTVENFVGLAKGEKEYSTQNAKGEQTGPFYDGAIFHRIIEGFMIQGGDPTGTGRGGPGYQFADEFHPELQFDRPYLLAMANAGPGTNGSQFFITVAPTPHLNNAHTIFGEVTDEESKKVVDKIATVDTDRMDRPHKDVVIESIDIA; this is translated from the coding sequence ATGAGCATTAAGACTGCAACTGCAACGATGCACACCAACTTGGGTGACATTGTCATTGACCTGTTCGGCAACCACGCGCCCGTGACTGTGGAGAACTTCGTCGGCCTGGCGAAGGGCGAGAAGGAGTACTCCACCCAGAACGCTAAGGGTGAGCAGACCGGCCCGTTCTACGATGGCGCGATCTTCCACCGCATCATCGAGGGCTTCATGATTCAGGGCGGTGACCCGACTGGCACCGGCCGTGGTGGCCCGGGCTACCAGTTCGCGGACGAGTTCCACCCGGAGCTGCAGTTCGATCGCCCTTACCTGCTGGCCATGGCTAACGCGGGTCCGGGCACCAACGGTTCCCAGTTCTTCATCACTGTGGCTCCGACCCCGCACCTGAACAATGCGCACACCATCTTTGGTGAGGTCACCGACGAGGAGTCCAAGAAGGTTGTGGACAAGATCGCCACGGTGGACACGGACCGCATGGACCGCCCGCATAAGGACGTAGTGATCGAGTCCATCGACATTGCGTAG
- the crgA gene encoding cell division protein CrgA — translation MPKAQINESSSSPISGGSSSNRTPVKINAEGTPKWYLVVMFALMLLGLLYLVVNYLAGEQISFMQELGPWNYGIGFGLFIIGLLMTMGWK, via the coding sequence ATGCCAAAGGCACAAATTAACGAATCCTCCTCTTCCCCCATCTCCGGCGGAAGCAGTAGTAACCGGACCCCAGTCAAGATCAACGCCGAGGGCACCCCGAAGTGGTACCTCGTGGTGATGTTCGCTCTCATGTTGCTGGGCCTGTTGTACCTTGTGGTCAACTACCTTGCTGGCGAACAGATTTCGTTCATGCAGGAGCTCGGCCCCTGGAACTACGGCATCGGCTTCGGGTTGTTCATCATCGGCCTACTGATGACGATGGGCTGGAAGTAG